A stretch of the Nicotiana tabacum cultivar K326 chromosome 6, ASM71507v2, whole genome shotgun sequence genome encodes the following:
- the LOC142181674 gene encoding uncharacterized protein LOC142181674, whose amino-acid sequence MGEDSELWNIICDGPFVQTKNVGELPLTMPKTRKEYTDADRKVVEKYFRAKKLLVCGIGRDEYNRITACQSTKEIWEALQTAHEGTTQVKQSKIDMLTTVYELFRMKDDESVQNMHTRFTSIINELHSLGKSFPRTSS is encoded by the coding sequence atgGGTGAAGACTCTGAGTTGTGGAATATCATATGTGATGGCCCTTTTGTCCAAACAAAGAATGTTGGAGAACTTCCACTGACGATGCCAAAGACCAGGAAAGAATACACCGATGCAGATAGGAAAGTTGTGGAGAAATATTTTCGTGCCAAGAAACTTTTGGTGTGTGGGATAGGACGTGATGAATACAACAGGATCACAGCTTGTCAATCTAccaaggagatatgggaagctttGCAAACAGCACATGAGGGAACCACTCAAGTAAAGCAATCCAAGATTGATATGCTTACCACTGTGTATGAGCTCTTTAGGATGAAAGACGATGAATCTGTCCAAAACatgcacacaagattcacttccatcataaatgagttacactcacttgGAAAATCATTCCCAAGAACAAGCTCGTGA